The following are encoded in a window of Roseimaritima ulvae genomic DNA:
- a CDS encoding ATP-binding cassette domain-containing protein: MIYVQNLTKTYDDLQRGRFVAVDRVSFTVSPGEIFGLLGPNGAGKTTVLRILSTVLRPTSGTARIHGYEVDADPAEVRGLIGFVSNNTALYDRMTAWETVQYFGRLHGMAAEPLNERLEELFEQLRMNDYRDVPAAKMSTGMKQKVSIARALVHDPPVLIFDEATLGLDVMVARNLLQVVRNLREAGKCLIFSTHIMREVERLCDRVAIMHRGRILDTGTLDALRERHDEHDVEDLFFGLLSRHEQEDLSEAAS, translated from the coding sequence ATGATTTACGTTCAAAACCTGACAAAAACCTATGACGACCTGCAACGTGGTCGGTTCGTCGCGGTCGATCGCGTCTCGTTCACCGTCTCGCCCGGCGAAATCTTTGGCCTGCTTGGGCCCAATGGTGCGGGGAAGACAACGGTTCTGCGGATTTTAAGCACCGTCCTACGTCCCACCTCGGGGACTGCCCGCATCCACGGCTACGAAGTCGACGCCGATCCGGCGGAGGTTCGCGGCTTGATCGGTTTCGTCAGCAATAACACGGCGCTCTACGACCGCATGACTGCTTGGGAAACCGTGCAGTACTTCGGCCGCCTGCACGGCATGGCCGCCGAACCGTTGAACGAGCGCCTGGAAGAACTGTTCGAGCAGTTGCGGATGAACGACTACCGCGACGTACCGGCCGCCAAAATGTCGACCGGAATGAAACAAAAAGTCTCCATCGCGCGAGCGTTGGTGCATGACCCGCCGGTGCTAATCTTCGACGAAGCGACGCTGGGGCTGGATGTGATGGTCGCACGAAATTTACTGCAGGTCGTCCGCAATTTGCGTGAGGCCGGCAAGTGCCTGATTTTTTCCACCCACATCATGCGCGAAGTTGAACGGCTGTGCGATCGGGTGGCGATCATGCATCGCGGCCGGATCCTCGATACCGGCACCTTGGATGCGCTGCGCGAGCGGCATGACGAACACGACGTGGAAGATCTGTTCTTTGGATTGCTCTCCCGTCACGAACAAGAAGACTTGTCGGAGGCCGCTTCGTGA
- a CDS encoding ABC transporter permease subunit/CPBP intramembrane protease: MNRSETHRPRLKTVAMIYLREMRDQLRDRRTIFTIAILPMVLYPLVGTLLLQIAQFTQQHAPKICLIGTENLPQQPALVVDELLHERYHESRGNARFEFYEWRQLAREDAVAEIAQRFVRDEHYDAVLLVPPEFSIRSIRSNDDADPSADPSDIHSVHIVTDPGSDGAAVAVDRIYTVLGEWRNDIVAQRLVDSGIEQHQNILKPFSVEKSVTEAEGGNTMLWSKLLPFVMLIWAMTGAFYPAIDLVAGEKERGTLETLLCSPALRSEIVWGKLGAVTTFSTLTALLNVFSMMVTSSLIFRQMGLGAAGGSFGPPPMASMMWLLLALLPLSALFSALALAVAAMARSSKEGQYYLMPLMMLALPLVLLPMMPGMNLNTGTALIPVSGMFLLVRALVEGQYLLALMHLPMVAGVTFGCLWLATRWAQRQFEDESVLFGGTDQWELRSWVRHLWRDRQAVPSPVQSFACGAVILVGLFFGKLMVSEMPNGLGGLTKLILTPQIGLILAPAVLMAIVMTTSLRQTFRVRMPHLAALPIALLLGVSLHPSYVTLGQWISDIYPISEQTQAAMKPMTDMIGSAPLWNVILLFALVPAICEELAFRGFIFSGLIRGGGRMRAVVVTAVMFGASHGLLQQSLAATVMGLLLGWIALRTGSLLPCLLVHFTNNALSVTLPRIPQMGWSGADLFVTVAADGSATYQPLWVVMASGLAFACLTYFYTLRSTADEEAGELEVADSCEHDPGLQPVLSGNL, from the coding sequence GTGAATCGTTCGGAGACCCATCGCCCGCGACTGAAAACGGTCGCCATGATCTACCTGCGCGAAATGCGCGACCAGCTGCGTGACCGACGCACGATCTTTACGATCGCCATCCTGCCGATGGTGCTATATCCGTTGGTGGGCACGCTGCTCCTGCAGATCGCTCAATTCACCCAACAACACGCTCCCAAAATCTGCCTAATCGGCACCGAAAATCTGCCTCAACAGCCCGCGCTGGTGGTCGATGAGTTGCTGCACGAGCGGTATCACGAATCCCGCGGCAACGCTCGCTTCGAGTTCTACGAATGGCGGCAACTGGCCCGCGAAGACGCCGTGGCAGAAATCGCCCAAAGGTTCGTCCGAGACGAACACTACGATGCCGTGCTGCTCGTTCCCCCGGAATTCTCGATCCGCTCCATCCGCTCGAACGACGACGCCGATCCATCCGCTGACCCTTCCGACATCCACTCGGTGCACATCGTCACCGATCCCGGCTCCGACGGAGCCGCCGTTGCCGTCGATCGTATCTATACCGTGCTGGGCGAATGGCGCAACGATATTGTCGCCCAGCGGTTGGTCGACAGCGGCATCGAACAACATCAAAACATCCTGAAACCGTTTTCGGTCGAAAAGTCGGTCACCGAAGCCGAAGGTGGCAACACGATGCTGTGGAGCAAGCTGTTGCCGTTTGTGATGCTGATCTGGGCCATGACCGGTGCGTTCTACCCGGCCATCGACCTGGTGGCTGGCGAAAAAGAACGCGGCACCCTGGAAACGTTGCTGTGCAGCCCGGCGCTGCGAAGCGAGATCGTGTGGGGCAAACTGGGCGCGGTTACGACCTTCAGCACACTCACCGCTCTGCTGAATGTGTTCAGTATGATGGTCACCAGCTCGCTGATTTTTCGCCAGATGGGACTGGGCGCCGCCGGCGGCAGCTTCGGCCCCCCGCCGATGGCTTCGATGATGTGGTTGCTGCTGGCCCTGTTGCCGCTGTCGGCATTGTTCAGCGCCTTGGCGTTGGCCGTCGCCGCTATGGCGCGCAGCAGCAAAGAGGGACAGTATTACCTGATGCCGCTGATGATGTTGGCCCTGCCCCTGGTGCTGTTGCCGATGATGCCCGGCATGAATCTGAACACCGGCACGGCCCTGATCCCGGTCTCGGGAATGTTCCTGCTGGTCCGCGCCCTAGTCGAAGGTCAATACCTGCTGGCCCTGATGCACCTGCCGATGGTTGCCGGTGTGACCTTTGGTTGCTTGTGGCTGGCGACGCGTTGGGCACAGCGACAATTTGAAGACGAATCGGTGCTGTTCGGCGGAACCGATCAATGGGAATTGCGATCCTGGGTGCGGCACCTGTGGCGCGACCGCCAAGCAGTACCGTCTCCGGTGCAATCATTCGCCTGTGGAGCGGTGATTCTGGTGGGATTGTTCTTCGGCAAACTGATGGTCAGCGAAATGCCCAACGGTTTGGGGGGCCTGACGAAACTGATTTTAACACCGCAAATCGGCCTGATCCTGGCGCCGGCCGTGTTGATGGCGATCGTGATGACGACTTCGCTGCGGCAAACCTTCCGAGTGCGAATGCCCCACTTGGCCGCGCTGCCGATCGCGCTGTTGCTGGGAGTGAGCCTGCATCCCTCTTACGTCACGCTGGGACAGTGGATCAGCGATATCTATCCGATCAGCGAACAGACGCAGGCCGCCATGAAGCCGATGACCGACATGATCGGTTCGGCTCCTCTGTGGAACGTGATCCTGCTGTTCGCGCTGGTGCCGGCGATCTGCGAAGAATTGGCGTTCCGCGGATTCATCTTCAGCGGCTTGATTCGCGGCGGCGGTCGGATGCGAGCCGTGGTGGTGACGGCGGTAATGTTCGGCGCCTCGCACGGCTTGCTGCAGCAGTCCCTGGCCGCCACCGTGATGGGTTTGCTGCTGGGCTGGATCGCGCTGCGAACCGGCAGTTTGCTGCCCTGCCTGCTGGTGCACTTTACGAATAACGCCTTGTCGGTGACGCTGCCCCGGATTCCGCAGATGGGCTGGAGCGGTGCGGATTTGTTTGTCACCGTGGCGGCCGACGGATCGGCGACCTACCAGCCGCTGTGGGTGGTGATGGCCTCCGGCTTGGCCTTCGCCTGTTTGACCTATTTCTATACGCTGCGTTCCACCGCCGACGAGGAAGCGGGCGAGTTGGAAGTGGCGGACAGC